The following proteins come from a genomic window of Phnomibacter ginsenosidimutans:
- a CDS encoding ABC transporter permease, whose protein sequence is MSTTPSVKPYSQVTAMLAITKGALKAIFRSPSAVLFSIAFPLIFILVFGFIGGGGGITTYRIVLEQNADTNNHVIAALKTIPNVKFVQPASDAELQSELKKGRITGVLGVYKNEAAKDGAHPYRISFRSTSASGDKLSTFLPFLENVVSKIDARIYPNKLSYASFDAPQIEEVRKYRTIDFILPGQLGFSLLSAGVFGVAFLFFNLRQTLVLKRFYATPVNRTMIVLGEGIARVIFQLVTAVVIIGIGTFAFKFTLVNGWITFLEILVLSFIALLVFMGFGFIVSSVAKNESSIPPFANLITLPQFLLAGTFFSIDVFPSWLQPICRILPLTYFNDAMRKIAFEGAHLWDTGFEIGIIVLWGIVVYAVAVKVFKWE, encoded by the coding sequence ATGAGTACAACCCCTTCCGTAAAGCCTTATAGTCAGGTAACGGCCATGCTGGCCATTACAAAAGGGGCTTTAAAAGCGATTTTCAGAAGTCCTTCTGCTGTACTGTTTAGCATTGCTTTTCCCCTCATTTTTATTTTGGTGTTTGGCTTCATTGGCGGTGGCGGTGGCATCACTACCTATCGCATTGTACTCGAGCAAAATGCCGATACCAACAACCATGTGATTGCTGCACTCAAAACCATTCCCAATGTAAAGTTTGTGCAGCCGGCATCGGATGCTGAATTGCAATCAGAACTCAAAAAAGGACGCATTACGGGTGTGCTGGGGGTTTATAAAAATGAAGCTGCCAAAGACGGTGCACATCCTTACCGCATCAGCTTTCGCTCTACGAGTGCCAGTGGCGATAAGTTGTCTACGTTTCTACCTTTTTTAGAAAATGTGGTGAGCAAAATTGATGCCCGCATTTATCCCAATAAATTGAGCTACGCATCCTTTGATGCCCCACAAATTGAAGAGGTACGCAAGTACAGGACGATTGATTTTATACTTCCCGGTCAGCTGGGTTTTTCATTGCTCAGTGCCGGTGTGTTTGGCGTGGCCTTTTTGTTTTTCAACCTGCGTCAAACCCTTGTGCTCAAAAGGTTTTACGCTACGCCTGTAAACCGCACCATGATTGTTTTGGGTGAAGGTATTGCCCGGGTAATTTTTCAGTTGGTGACGGCTGTTGTGATTATCGGTATCGGCACATTTGCTTTCAAGTTTACACTCGTCAATGGCTGGATTACTTTCCTTGAAATACTGGTGTTGAGTTTTATTGCACTGCTGGTATTTATGGGTTTTGGTTTCATTGTAAGCAGTGTAGCCAAAAACGAATCTTCTATTCCGCCATTTGCCAACCTCATTACACTGCCGCAGTTCTTACTGGCGGGTACTTTTTTCAGCATCGATGTTTTCCCAAGTTGGTTGCAACCCATTTGCCGCATTTTACCTTTGACCTACTTCAACGATGCCATGCGCAAAATTGCTTTTGAAGGAGCTCACTTGTGGGACACCGGTTTTGAAATTGGCATCATTGTTTTGTGGGGAATTGTGGTGTACGCCGTAGCTGTGAAAGTGTTTAAGTGGGAGTAA
- the folK gene encoding 2-amino-4-hydroxy-6-hydroxymethyldihydropteridine diphosphokinase: protein MTDKRSINTAYLLTGGNMGSREAQLARAKTLIHEQAGKVIQASSLYETSAWGNIPQPAFLNQVLCVETTLDATALLYKVLDIEQQMGRERSIKYGPRIIDIDVLLYEDLILETADLTVPHPFLHVRRFTLVPLAEIAPHFIHPVLNKSIHQLLLECPDALDVKKFSPENE, encoded by the coding sequence GTGACCGACAAACGTTCTATAAACACAGCTTATTTACTTACCGGCGGAAACATGGGTAGCCGGGAGGCACAACTGGCCCGGGCAAAAACACTCATTCATGAGCAGGCAGGCAAAGTGATTCAGGCATCATCGCTGTACGAAACCAGTGCCTGGGGCAATATTCCTCAACCAGCTTTTCTCAATCAGGTATTGTGTGTTGAAACCACACTCGACGCCACGGCACTGCTTTACAAAGTGCTGGACATTGAGCAACAAATGGGCCGTGAACGCAGCATCAAATACGGACCAAGAATCATTGACATAGATGTACTGCTCTATGAAGACCTGATACTTGAAACAGCTGATTTGACCGTGCCACACCCGTTTTTGCATGTGCGAAGATTTACGTTGGTACCGTTGGCGGAAATTGCGCCACATTTCATACATCCGGTTCTCAACAAATCCATCCATCAGTTGCTGTTGGAATGCCCCGATGCGCTGGATGTGAAGAAATTTTCTCCGGAAAATGAATGA
- a CDS encoding deoxynucleoside kinase, with protein MDYHFITIEGNIGAGKTTLAHLLSKKLDARLILEEFADNPFLPKFYENPKQFAFPLELFFMAERYKQLKDMLVSRDLFNTVTVSDYLFTKCLLFARVNLPEEEYRLYQRLFDIIHQQIVQPEILIYLHAPVSRLQQNIRKRNRTYEQSIPDEYLYSIQETYSTYIRNHNVPTLLVDVSKADFLNNPAHLQAIMDALEKRYDTGLHVVSLPD; from the coding sequence ATGGATTATCACTTTATCACGATTGAAGGCAATATTGGGGCAGGCAAAACCACGCTGGCACATTTGCTCAGCAAAAAGCTGGATGCACGGTTGATTTTGGAAGAGTTTGCCGACAACCCCTTTCTACCGAAGTTTTACGAAAATCCCAAGCAGTTTGCTTTTCCGCTGGAGTTGTTTTTTATGGCTGAACGCTACAAACAACTCAAGGATATGCTGGTGAGCCGCGACCTGTTTAATACGGTTACGGTAAGTGATTATCTGTTTACAAAATGTCTGTTGTTTGCCCGTGTAAACCTGCCCGAAGAAGAGTACCGTTTGTACCAGCGATTGTTTGATATCATTCACCAGCAGATAGTGCAGCCAGAAATTTTGATTTACCTGCATGCACCGGTGAGCCGCCTGCAGCAAAACATTCGCAAACGCAACCGTACCTACGAGCAAAGCATCCCTGATGAATACCTGTACAGCATTCAGGAAACCTACAGCACTTACATCCGCAACCACAATGTACCTACGCTGCTGGTGGATGTAAGCAAGGCCGATTTTCTCAACAATCCTGCACACCTGCAAGCTATTATGGATGCCCTCGAAAAACGCTACGACACAGGCCTGCACGTGGTAAGTCTGCCAGATTAA
- a CDS encoding 4-hydroxy-3-methylbut-2-enyl diphosphate reductase, with amino-acid sequence MKQFNVPSFYRSQLISAIKANRKAADKLKKDFAPTLLDFGSLKIYLARHFGFCYGVENAIEIAYRCVEENPGKRIFLLSEMIHNPQVNADLQKNGVAFLQDSYGKTIVPFEDLTPEDVVIIPAFGTTIAIEEKLNSLGISPYKYNTTCPFVEKVWNRGEQLGEKGYSLVIHGKPKHEETRATFSRAAHHSPAVVVNDMAETITLGKYITGELPAAEFYETFKGRYSEGFDISKDLQHFGVINQTTQLATDTQAIADYLKALVENHFGETDADGKKRFADTRDTLCYATNDNQTAVREMLNTAADLAIVVGGYNSSNTSHLVELCEEKLPTFYIKETASIVDTNSIVHFDWRNKQELQTNGWMPAKKPLTILLTSGASCPDTLVQAVIEKLLGYFPDATPLEQVAETFLQD; translated from the coding sequence ATGAAACAATTCAACGTTCCCTCTTTTTATAGAAGTCAGCTTATTTCAGCCATCAAGGCCAACCGCAAAGCGGCAGACAAACTCAAGAAAGATTTTGCACCCACCCTGCTCGATTTTGGTTCGTTGAAAATATACCTGGCCCGTCATTTCGGCTTTTGCTACGGGGTAGAAAATGCCATTGAAATTGCGTACCGCTGCGTGGAAGAAAACCCGGGCAAACGCATTTTTCTGTTGAGTGAAATGATTCACAACCCACAGGTAAATGCCGATCTGCAAAAAAATGGCGTTGCCTTTTTGCAAGATTCATATGGTAAAACCATTGTGCCATTTGAAGACCTGACGCCGGAAGATGTGGTGATTATTCCTGCCTTTGGCACCACCATTGCCATTGAAGAAAAACTGAACAGCCTCGGCATTTCGCCATACAAATACAACACCACCTGCCCTTTTGTAGAAAAAGTGTGGAACCGTGGTGAACAGCTGGGCGAAAAAGGCTATAGCCTGGTGATACATGGCAAGCCCAAGCACGAAGAGACCAGGGCTACATTCAGCCGGGCGGCACATCACTCCCCTGCCGTTGTGGTAAACGATATGGCAGAAACCATCACCCTTGGCAAATACATCACTGGTGAGCTACCTGCTGCGGAGTTTTACGAAACATTCAAAGGCCGGTACAGCGAAGGGTTTGACATTAGCAAAGACTTGCAACATTTTGGGGTAATTAACCAAACCACGCAGCTGGCTACCGATACACAAGCCATTGCCGATTACCTGAAAGCCCTGGTCGAAAATCATTTTGGTGAAACCGATGCCGATGGCAAAAAGCGTTTTGCAGATACCCGTGACACCTTGTGCTATGCAACCAACGACAACCAAACTGCCGTTCGGGAAATGCTGAATACTGCTGCTGATTTGGCTATTGTGGTGGGCGGTTACAATAGCAGCAACACCAGCCATCTGGTAGAACTGTGCGAAGAGAAACTGCCAACTTTTTACATCAAGGAAACGGCCAGTATTGTTGATACCAACAGCATTGTTCATTTTGATTGGCGCAATAAACAAGAGTTACAAACCAATGGCTGGATGCCCGCCAAAAAGCCATTAACCATTTTGCTGACAAGCGGTGCCAGCTGTCCCGACACATTGGTGCAAGCGGTGATAGAAAAACTACTCGGTTATTTTCCTGATGCAACGCCACTGGAGCAAGTGGCTGAAACATTTTTGCAAGACTAA
- a CDS encoding STAS domain-containing protein — MNVKLDTKEKFHEISLLDGVLTANMTADFAEMLSVVQKQPPFNVVLSLEQVQEVHADMQQALAQAQQAYYELNYSFVICCMQPAVEEAFDKAELLEMMNVTPTLSEAWDIVQMEEIERELMGDFDTE; from the coding sequence ATGAACGTCAAATTAGATACCAAGGAAAAATTTCACGAAATCAGCCTCCTCGATGGCGTATTAACTGCTAATATGACAGCCGACTTTGCCGAAATGCTGTCTGTTGTACAAAAACAACCGCCATTTAATGTAGTGTTGTCATTGGAGCAGGTGCAGGAAGTACACGCCGATATGCAGCAGGCACTGGCGCAGGCTCAACAAGCTTACTATGAGCTCAACTATTCTTTTGTGATTTGTTGCATGCAACCCGCTGTAGAAGAAGCCTTTGATAAGGCCGAACTTTTGGAAATGATGAATGTAACACCTACCCTGAGCGAAGCCTGGGACATAGTGCAAATGGAAGAAATAGAGCGGGAACTGATGGGTGATTTTGATACGGAATAA
- the cmk gene encoding (d)CMP kinase → MRKIIVTIDGYSSCGKSTLAKKLASKLHYKYIDSGAMYRAITLYFLRNRIDWNDQSAVDNAISNIELHFEVNADTKQSEIFLNGENVEYVIRDLVVAEKVSEVAAVKEVRTFAVAAQQKLGDAKGIVMDGRDIGTTVFPNAELKIFLQADPAIRVTRRFKELHEKNPAVTIEEVKHNLEMRDYIDSNREISPLRKADDAIILDNTDLSPEETLNKAYELVLTMKSRPHKA, encoded by the coding sequence ATGCGCAAAATCATTGTCACCATCGACGGGTACTCTTCCTGTGGCAAAAGCACACTGGCCAAAAAACTGGCCAGCAAACTGCATTACAAATACATTGACAGCGGTGCGATGTACCGGGCCATCACGTTGTATTTTTTGCGCAATCGTATTGATTGGAACGATCAGTCTGCAGTGGATAATGCCATTAGCAATATTGAATTGCATTTTGAAGTAAACGCCGATACCAAGCAGAGTGAAATATTTCTGAATGGCGAAAACGTAGAATACGTGATTCGTGATTTGGTGGTGGCTGAAAAAGTAAGTGAAGTAGCTGCTGTAAAAGAGGTTCGCACATTTGCCGTAGCAGCGCAGCAAAAGTTGGGTGATGCCAAAGGCATTGTGATGGATGGCCGTGATATTGGCACCACCGTTTTCCCAAATGCAGAATTAAAAATATTCTTACAGGCCGATCCTGCCATCCGTGTTACACGTCGCTTCAAGGAACTGCACGAAAAAAATCCGGCAGTTACCATTGAAGAAGTAAAACATAACCTCGAGATGCGTGACTATATCGACAGCAACCGGGAGATAAGTCCGCTGCGCAAAGCCGACGATGCCATCATTTTAGACAATACTGATCTTTCGCCAGAAGAAACCCTGAACAAAGCTTACGAATTGGTACTGACCATGAAGAGCAGACCACACAAAGCTTAG
- a CDS encoding DUF1648 domain-containing protein, which yields MNRPNISIPFTKTDSRLELVIWLLSAAILVSVIYHYAVLPERVPIHFSFNGQPDGWSGKESVWLLAGIYFFVATTLFFMNKHPQQFNYSVPITEENAAQMYQVGAWMVRLIRVWGAIIFLGIQWMVYDSAMNGGASKINYILMVCVVGLLCTVGWGIYRFHIKAPK from the coding sequence ATGAATCGTCCGAATATTTCAATACCATTTACCAAAACAGATAGCCGCTTAGAGTTGGTTATTTGGTTATTGTCTGCAGCGATATTGGTAAGTGTGATATACCACTATGCGGTGTTGCCCGAAAGAGTGCCCATCCATTTTAGTTTTAATGGACAGCCAGATGGTTGGTCTGGGAAAGAATCGGTATGGCTGTTGGCTGGTATTTATTTTTTCGTAGCCACCACATTGTTTTTTATGAATAAACACCCGCAGCAATTCAACTATTCCGTACCCATCACCGAAGAAAATGCAGCACAAATGTATCAGGTTGGGGCATGGATGGTGCGGCTAATAAGGGTATGGGGAGCTATTATTTTCCTGGGCATTCAATGGATGGTGTATGATAGTGCCATGAATGGCGGTGCCAGTAAAATCAATTACATATTAATGGTTTGTGTAGTTGGGTTGCTTTGTACGGTTGGGTGGGGCATATATCGTTTTCATATAAAGGCCCCAAAATAA
- a CDS encoding ATP-dependent Clp protease ATP-binding subunit, which produces MDGNFSPQVKEIISYSREEALRLGNDFIGTEHLLLGLIRDGENTAIKVLKQLNVDLYELRKEVELAVRDKTGKNIANINSLPLTKQAEKVIRVTVLEAKSLKSATVESEHLMLSILKNKENIATQILMQYEVDYDVFKNELGVLLNSDFNTRAEYSDDDNDDFEEEKKGGGYGAGASKQRQQQGGAQKSKTPVLDNFGRDITRLAEQGTLDPIVGREAEIERVSQILSRRKKNNPILIGEPGVGKTAIVEGLALRIVQRKVSRVLFDKRVISLDLAALVAGTKYRGQFEERMKAIMNELEKNRDVILFIDEIHTIVGAGGASGSLDASNIFKPALARGELQCIGASTLDEYRMHIEKDGALDRRFQKVIVEQPSVEETIQILQNIKSKYEDYHNVSYNDEAIEACVKLSDRYMTDRLLPDKAIDVLDEVGARVHLKNINVPQNILDLEKRIEEIKLEKNKVVKSQRFEEAASLRDTEKRLGEELEKAKNEWEEDSKHARYPIDEENIAEVVSMMTGIPVKRMVQAETEKLRRMSDDMKNMVIGQDEAILKVVKAIQRNRVGLKDPKKPIGTFIFLGPTGVGKTELARALARYMFDSEDSLIRIDMSEYMEKFTVSRLIGAPPGYVGYEEGGQLTEKVRRKPYSVILLDEIEKAHPDIYNILLQVLDDGQLTDGLGRKVDFKNTLIIMTSNIGVRQLKDFGEGVGFATATRMQSAEENSKAVIEKALKRTFSPEFLNRIDDVIIFNSLSKENIFSIIDILMKNVMKRLNNLGFRLELTKEAKDFIADKGYDSQFGARPLHRAIQKYLEDPLAEEILNMNIKQGDVLEASFDKDNQKIVFSMKSRESEPTVEEGKA; this is translated from the coding sequence ATGGACGGTAATTTTTCACCACAGGTAAAGGAAATAATTTCCTACAGCAGAGAAGAGGCATTGAGGTTGGGCAATGATTTTATTGGCACCGAGCATCTGTTGCTTGGCCTGATAAGAGACGGCGAAAACACAGCTATCAAAGTGCTGAAACAATTGAACGTAGACCTGTACGAATTGCGCAAGGAAGTAGAACTGGCCGTGCGGGATAAAACAGGAAAAAATATTGCCAACATCAATAGCCTGCCACTCACCAAGCAGGCCGAAAAAGTGATTCGTGTAACGGTGCTCGAAGCCAAATCGCTGAAGAGTGCAACCGTAGAAAGCGAACACCTTATGCTGAGCATTTTGAAAAACAAAGAAAACATTGCTACGCAAATACTCATGCAGTATGAAGTAGATTATGATGTTTTCAAAAATGAATTGGGCGTATTGCTCAACAGCGATTTCAACACCCGTGCCGAATACTCCGACGACGACAACGACGATTTTGAAGAGGAGAAAAAAGGCGGCGGTTATGGTGCTGGTGCGTCCAAACAACGGCAGCAGCAGGGTGGTGCTCAAAAAAGCAAAACTCCGGTGCTCGACAACTTTGGCCGCGACATTACCCGATTGGCAGAGCAGGGAACTCTCGATCCAATTGTAGGTCGTGAAGCAGAGATCGAAAGGGTGTCGCAAATTCTTTCTCGACGCAAAAAGAACAACCCCATTTTGATTGGTGAACCCGGTGTGGGTAAAACTGCCATTGTGGAAGGTTTGGCACTGCGCATTGTGCAGCGCAAAGTAAGCCGGGTGTTGTTCGATAAGAGAGTGATTAGTTTGGACCTTGCTGCATTGGTAGCGGGCACAAAATATCGTGGTCAGTTTGAAGAACGCATGAAAGCCATCATGAACGAACTCGAAAAGAACAGAGACGTGATTCTGTTCATCGATGAAATTCATACCATCGTAGGTGCTGGTGGTGCCAGCGGTTCACTGGATGCCTCCAACATTTTTAAACCTGCATTGGCCCGTGGCGAACTCCAGTGCATTGGCGCCTCTACTTTGGATGAATACCGCATGCACATTGAAAAAGATGGTGCCCTCGATCGTCGTTTTCAAAAAGTGATTGTGGAGCAACCCAGCGTGGAAGAAACCATTCAGATTCTGCAAAACATCAAGAGTAAGTACGAAGACTACCATAACGTAAGCTACAATGATGAAGCCATTGAAGCCTGTGTAAAACTCAGCGATCGGTACATGACAGACAGGTTGCTGCCCGATAAAGCCATTGATGTATTGGATGAAGTAGGAGCCCGTGTGCACCTCAAAAACATCAATGTTCCCCAGAACATTCTTGATCTGGAAAAACGCATTGAAGAAATAAAGCTGGAGAAAAACAAGGTGGTAAAAAGCCAGCGTTTTGAAGAAGCTGCTTCATTGCGGGATACCGAAAAACGCCTGGGCGAAGAATTGGAAAAAGCAAAGAACGAATGGGAAGAAGACAGCAAGCATGCCCGCTATCCGATAGATGAAGAAAACATTGCGGAAGTGGTGAGCATGATGACCGGCATTCCTGTAAAACGCATGGTGCAGGCCGAAACGGAGAAGCTTCGTCGGATGAGTGATGACATGAAGAACATGGTCATCGGACAAGATGAAGCCATCCTGAAAGTGGTGAAAGCCATTCAGCGCAACCGGGTAGGTTTAAAAGATCCGAAGAAGCCAATTGGTACTTTCATTTTCCTTGGCCCAACGGGTGTAGGTAAAACAGAATTGGCCCGTGCCCTGGCTCGTTATATGTTCGATAGCGAAGATTCACTCATTCGCATCGACATGAGTGAATACATGGAGAAGTTTACCGTAAGCCGTTTGATTGGTGCGCCTCCGGGATACGTGGGCTACGAAGAAGGCGGACAACTCACTGAGAAAGTGCGTCGTAAACCTTACAGCGTTATCCTGCTCGATGAAATTGAAAAAGCGCATCCTGATATCTACAACATTTTGCTGCAGGTATTGGATGATGGTCAGCTTACCGATGGCCTCGGTCGCAAGGTAGATTTCAAAAACACCCTTATCATCATGACATCTAACATTGGTGTACGCCAGTTGAAAGATTTTGGTGAAGGCGTGGGTTTTGCTACCGCTACCCGTATGCAGAGTGCTGAAGAAAACAGCAAGGCTGTTATTGAAAAAGCATTGAAGCGCACCTTCAGCCCTGAATTTTTGAACCGTATTGACGATGTGATCATCTTCAATAGTTTGTCGAAAGAAAACATCTTCTCTATCATCGATATTTTGATGAAGAATGTGATGAAGCGGTTGAACAACCTGGGCTTTAGATTGGAACTCACCAAAGAAGCCAAAGACTTCATTGCCGATAAAGGATACGATTCACAGTTTGGTGCTCGTCCGCTGCACAGGGCCATCCAAAAGTATTTGGAAGACCCGCTGGCAGAAGAAATTCTGAACATGAATATTAAGCAAGGCGATGTGCTCGAAGCCAGTTTTGATAAGGACAATCAGAAGATTGTGTTTAGTATGAAGAGCCGCGAATCGGAACCAACCGTAGAAGAAGGCAAAGCCTAA
- the sppA gene encoding signal peptide peptidase SppA — protein MRSFLKIFLATFLAICLFTFILFLLGIGIFSAATSEDTPVVKDNTVLVIDISKPMMEQRIEQGLPIPGAQSEDILGLHDVIAAIDAAATNAKVKGIYLVGGYNANGYAGSAELRQALLRFKQSKKWLIAYANYYEQRAYELASVADLVYMNPAGSLDWQGFGIQLAFYKDALEKLGVKPEIFYAGQFKSATEPYRLNKMSDANRLQLSTLLNELYSQFLQHIAVSRPKADTAQLRLLANNLGMQTAQDAVAASLIDKLLYDDEVKEIIAKKTGAANIEKINFLAVKEMIEIAKKVEEAPADKIAVIYAQGEIVNGKSGDDFIGGETIRQLLRKARFDKNVKAVVFRVNSPGGSPLASEVIWREIQLLKKDKPVVVSMGDYAASGGYYISCGADSIFAQPGTLTGSIGVYSMLFDATQLTSQKLGISFDEVSTSASASLGSPFRQMTAAERRFFQNSVDSIYQNFLSKVAAGRRMKVAEVDSIAQGRVWSGTDGIKHGLVDKIGTLQDAIACAARMAKVKSYSIKEWPEVKSLWEKLMSDKDDQQTQMAMLLQQQLGPEFVTAWKHMQLLKQQAGTTQMRLPFFIMPSTQPQ, from the coding sequence ATGCGCAGTTTCCTTAAAATATTCCTGGCTACTTTTTTAGCCATTTGCCTGTTTACGTTCATCCTGTTTTTATTAGGCATCGGCATTTTTAGTGCCGCCACCAGCGAAGACACCCCTGTGGTAAAAGACAATACCGTGCTGGTGATAGACATCAGCAAACCCATGATGGAACAAAGGATTGAGCAGGGCTTGCCTATACCCGGGGCACAGTCGGAAGATATTTTGGGCCTGCATGATGTAATTGCTGCTATTGATGCCGCCGCTACCAATGCCAAAGTAAAAGGCATATACCTGGTGGGTGGCTACAATGCCAACGGCTATGCCGGCAGCGCAGAACTTCGACAAGCATTGCTCCGGTTTAAGCAAAGCAAAAAATGGTTGATTGCCTATGCCAATTACTACGAACAACGGGCGTATGAACTGGCCTCGGTTGCCGATTTGGTATACATGAATCCTGCTGGTAGTTTGGATTGGCAGGGCTTCGGTATTCAACTGGCCTTTTATAAAGATGCCTTGGAAAAACTGGGGGTGAAGCCGGAAATATTTTACGCAGGACAATTTAAAAGCGCAACCGAACCTTATCGCCTCAATAAAATGAGTGATGCCAACCGGCTGCAGCTGAGTACACTGCTCAATGAGTTGTACAGTCAGTTTTTGCAACACATTGCTGTGAGTCGCCCCAAGGCAGATACAGCTCAACTGCGTTTATTAGCCAATAACCTGGGCATGCAAACTGCCCAAGATGCAGTGGCTGCCAGCCTTATCGACAAGCTGCTATACGATGATGAAGTAAAAGAAATCATTGCTAAAAAAACCGGCGCCGCCAATATTGAAAAAATCAATTTCCTGGCGGTGAAGGAAATGATTGAAATAGCCAAAAAAGTAGAGGAAGCGCCAGCAGATAAAATAGCGGTGATTTATGCGCAAGGTGAAATTGTGAATGGAAAAAGCGGTGATGATTTTATAGGTGGAGAAACCATCCGGCAGTTGCTGCGCAAAGCCAGGTTCGATAAAAATGTAAAAGCGGTTGTGTTTCGGGTAAACAGCCCCGGCGGTAGCCCGCTGGCTTCGGAAGTAATTTGGCGTGAAATACAGTTGCTGAAAAAAGACAAACCTGTTGTTGTAAGCATGGGCGATTATGCGGCCAGTGGCGGTTATTACATCAGCTGCGGAGCCGATAGCATTTTTGCACAGCCCGGTACGCTTACCGGTAGCATTGGCGTGTACAGTATGCTGTTTGATGCCACCCAGTTAACTTCTCAAAAACTCGGTATCAGCTTCGATGAAGTGTCAACGTCAGCTTCGGCCAGTTTGGGTTCGCCATTCCGGCAAATGACAGCTGCCGAACGCCGTTTTTTTCAAAACAGTGTAGATTCTATTTACCAAAACTTCCTGAGCAAAGTGGCTGCAGGCCGCCGCATGAAGGTGGCCGAAGTAGACAGCATTGCCCAAGGTCGTGTTTGGAGTGGTACAGATGGCATCAAACATGGTTTGGTAGACAAAATTGGTACCCTGCAAGATGCCATTGCCTGTGCTGCCCGTATGGCAAAAGTGAAATCGTACAGTATAAAAGAATGGCCCGAAGTAAAATCGCTGTGGGAAAAACTCATGAGCGACAAAGACGATCAGCAAACCCAAATGGCCATGTTGCTGCAGCAACAACTGGGGCCTGAGTTTGTAACCGCATGGAAACACATGCAGTTGCTGAAACAGCAGGCTGGAACCACTCAAATGCGATTGCCATTTTTCATTATGCCTTCAACGCAGCCTCAGTAA
- a CDS encoding ribonuclease Z, whose amino-acid sequence MYGLTILGNNSAIPAYDRHPTAQALYWNDEVFLIDCGEGTQMQLTQYKIRRGKINHIFISHLHGDHYFGLIGIITSFGLLGREQPLHIYAPAGLEQIIRLQLQVADTTLPFDLQIHTIETAGTLLSNKHVRVDCFPVKHRIPCFGFRFTEQKAPRTLLKEKAVAAGIPQYFYNRLKLGEDYINKNGEVILNETVTTAAPAPLSYAYCADTVYLPEICVHLQQVTLMYHEATFLQDLEERAAVRFHSTSKQAAMMAQHCQPQRLLIGHFSSKYEDLQEFEKEARAVFPKTDLAIEGVTYLLRRPTEAGS is encoded by the coding sequence ATGTACGGACTCACCATTCTCGGCAACAATTCGGCTATACCGGCATATGATCGTCATCCAACGGCACAGGCCCTGTACTGGAACGATGAAGTGTTTTTGATAGATTGTGGAGAGGGTACACAAATGCAGCTTACCCAGTACAAAATCCGTCGGGGCAAAATCAACCACATATTTATCAGCCATTTGCATGGCGATCATTATTTCGGGCTCATTGGCATTATTACTTCGTTTGGATTGTTGGGCAGAGAGCAGCCACTGCACATTTATGCTCCTGCCGGTTTGGAGCAAATCATCCGACTCCAGTTACAGGTTGCCGATACTACGCTCCCATTTGATTTGCAGATACATACTATCGAAACTGCCGGCACATTACTTAGCAACAAGCATGTGCGGGTGGACTGTTTTCCGGTAAAGCACCGCATTCCTTGTTTTGGGTTCCGCTTTACGGAGCAAAAAGCACCCCGGACTTTACTTAAGGAAAAAGCTGTGGCCGCAGGCATACCGCAATACTTCTACAACCGCCTGAAGCTGGGTGAAGATTACATCAACAAAAATGGCGAAGTAATACTGAACGAAACAGTAACTACTGCAGCGCCAGCACCATTGAGCTATGCTTATTGCGCCGATACGGTGTACCTGCCAGAAATATGCGTTCATCTGCAACAGGTTACATTGATGTACCACGAAGCCACCTTTCTGCAAGATTTGGAAGAAAGAGCCGCAGTCCGTTTTCACAGCACCAGCAAGCAAGCCGCTATGATGGCTCAGCACTGCCAGCCACAACGATTACTCATCGGTCATTTCAGTAGTAAGTACGAAGACTTGCAGGAATTTGAAAAAGAAGCAAGGGCGGTATTTCCAAAAACAGATTTGGCCATAGAAGGCGTTACTTATTTGCTGCGCCGCCCAACAGAAGCAGGTAGCTAA